The Agelaius phoeniceus isolate bAgePho1 chromosome 2, bAgePho1.hap1, whole genome shotgun sequence region ATTTATCTACTTTCAAAACACTGGACAGAGGAGCCAGCAGCATTGCTCATCACTAGTTTCAAAGCACTGCAAGGTTAGAAGTTCCAACACAGCAGGATGACTATTAAGAAACACCTACTTCCTAAATTTGTATTTTACCTTCACAAAACTCAAGACAGACTCTTTGTTAACAGAATTCCACCCTTAGGTTTCCTGGCCTTATAATTCAAGGCCTGGTCTCCAATATTGGTTCAGAAACATTCTCACATGATCCCTGCTTATAGCCCTCACTTCTTCCTCTTACCCTTAACCacactgggtttttttgctctttCAGTGACCTCATGACACAGATGATAAGCCTGTTTTTAAGAAAGCTTTTTAATTTACCTCAaacacaaacaggaaaaaacccaaccatcTCTTCCCTCACTTAGCTGAAGACACTAAAACAGTGGTGGTGCATCTCTGACACCGCCACCCCAGGCCACAGTACGATCCCAAGGCCTTGGCCATGACAAACAGCACCCAGGAAAAAAGCTCATCCAGAGCTTATCagaaacactgtctgctcccaCGAAATAGTGATGTCTAACAAGCTCATGGCTTTTAGCAAATATCCttgaaaacctttttttttacatcaaCAACAACCCAAGTGGAACAATATTCTTGTTACAGGGCTTTCTAGGGAAGTTATCAACCCAAATTTGAACCAGGATGAAAAACTCTTATGACTAAAGCTCTCTCTTGAGACCCTGCAAACAGTGCTCTTAGTGAGATCCCTTGAGCTCCCCTGGACTGTGGCAGGCTGTGGCCAGCATTTCCCCCTGGGGGGGCAGCTCTCAGACCCAGCAAACTCCCACGTTTGCCATTCTTGGAGGACAACTGCCAACTGCTGGTGATGGAGCCTGGGCTGATAGCACTCCTCAAGGCTCAGCTCTTTGTCCCTTGAGAACACAGAAAGGCATCAACCGTGAGTACTTCTCTGGATCTGAGGGGAATTTTTCACAGATAGACACCTGCTACACACTCTTCAAGTCTGTGTCTGTGCagtgtaaatatatatttgtaaatATATTTGCTATAGCAAATGTACTGTGAATCTCTGAGATTCTTAAGTGCTTCACATTTGTGAGTGAGTGAGGTCTGGGACTTACTGTTGTACTGATAGTAAATTCTAGAGAATATTTTGTTAAATTGGTTAACTGGAGGCATTGATTAATTGCTGTTAAGTTCAAGTGCTTTTGTGCCTAAACTATCAGCCAAGCCTGGGGCTAGGTTTGGCAGGGGGAATTCACTCTGAACCGTGTGACTCAACAGAAGGGTCCCCTTATTTCTTTTCATCCTTACCCATTTCCCATCCCCGGCCTCCATGACGATCATTTTGGCTGGTTTTAGTTTTAGATCAACTgattttattgaatttttttcaCTGCATACTTAAACCACAGAGTAAGGAGCAGAGTGAACCTCGCCAAGCAACTCTGACatgtttttgcttttatataAAATCTACCTTTGCCAGAGATTCTTAAAACAACCTAAAAAATTAATGACAAACACCTCCTATAATTCTAGCAAAAAATTCACTGCAGGAACTCAAAGCTTACATGGACGCTTTCAGGGCATTTACCCACAGGACAAAGTGCTGCACATCCAACAAGAccttttttaatataaacatcTGAGACAGGTGCTAATTAAGAAAACATTTAATATAGTGTGAATCACTTCCACCAATGAGGCTTCACTTCCTCTTTACTATAAAGTTAATAGTTTTGTAGTCACCCACAGTATGATTCTGGAAAAAGCAGGGTAGACAAGTTCTGAATTCCCAATGCAAACAGGTCACAAGGAACCTAAAAATAATATCAAGGCAGGGGGAGGGAAATCTACAAGAGAATGTAGAATTTGCTTAACATTGCCTGCCATATTTCACctctttaaaataattacattcCTTTCCactgtatttgaaataatatggaacacagggttttttttaacatgatcATTACCTGCTTTCATAATAGACACCGAAGTTACTTACAAGTTACTTCTTAGTAAAGAACTAAAAAAACCACACTGCAGAGGACGATgcttttcagtgaagaaaactAGCTCCATCGCTTCCTAGAcctttttaacagcaaaaataaaccaCCACTAAGAAGTTACTATTTCTGAGATGTTATCCTTTGTACCACGGAAAAAAGTTACCACTAAAAAGCCACTTGAATTTATGTAAGAGCACAGGATGAGATACTTCAGCAGCACACGAGATTAGCAAGGCAGTTCTGTCACATTAAACACCGAGCCGGTGATATTACACACAGCAGCTGAATTACAGCATATTTTAAGTCTTTGCCGTTGGGTGACCAGGCACAGGTATTTTAAGCTTTTCCCTACACGGATCTGCAACCAGGAATTATTGTAAAAGCACCGGGAACAGCCCTACTTTCTGTGTGGTTTcggcagaaaacaaaaaaagaaataaaatggccttttgggtttttttactatttCGGAGGTTAAGAAAACGCTCCCGCCACCCCCGCGGGCAGAGCCGCCTGCCGCGCACCCCGGCCGAGccgagggggtttgggggggcaGCGGCGGCCGGGACcccggggggcgggggggggtcTGTTGTGTGTTAGCGGCGGGACCCCGGGGGGGCGGCACCCCTTCCCCCCCGGGCCCGCAGCTCCCGCCCCCCGCACCGGGCCCGCCACGTGCTGCCGCCCCCGGCGGCCCGCGCTCGGCAGGGACCGCCCCGCGACTACCGGGCAGCGCCGAGGGGCCGCTCCCGACCCCGCAGGGCGAGCGCGGCTACCCGGGGGCCACGCCGAAACCTCACGGCTGCGGGTGCCTCGGCGCGTCCGGCCTCGGGGGCAGCCCGAGATTCAGGCTCCGCGGAGCGGCGGAGGCGGCGCGGGCACTGCCCGCCCCTGCCCCGTGCTCCCGGGCCGGGCGGCCGCGTGGGGACGGGGCAGGCGGGGAACGCGGCGCCGCGAGCCGGCGAGGCGGGGAAGGTGGAGCTCCCTCCCGCCGGGCCCGAccgggccgccgccgcctcacctCGGGGCTGCCGctcggggccgccgccgccgcctcgtcTCCGCCGCCGCTGAGGCTCGAGCTCCGCCGGGTCGgtcccgccgcgccgccgcccccgcgcgTCGCCATGATGTGACGGCAGCATCCAAACAAGTGCCGAGCGCGGGGCACCGGAAGTGCTCCCCGGAGGCCCGCCTCCCTCCTGGCCGCAGCCAATCGCCGCGCAGCTCTACTGCTCACGTGGAGGGCTCGCGCCCTCCCTGCCGCGGGGTATGCCGGGAGTTGTAGTCCGTCCGTCGAGGCGCGAGGACGCGGCATGGCCCTGGGCGGACAGCGTCAGTGGCGGCCGGTCCCTTCCCTGGCCGCCCTGCATCCCGCCTCCCTCCTTTCTGTTCCTGCCTCGGTCACGGCTTTGAAGTCGGGGCCAACTCAGCAGCGTGTCCATGACGGGGCAGCGGGCGGGGCGGCCAGGATCAGCAGAATCAAAGAATGCGTCAGGTTGGAGGGGATCACAGCGGGGCACCTGGTCCAACCTGCCCGAGCAGggcatcccagagcacagcggttctggaatatctccagcGAGGGAGGTTCACTGGAGATACTCAGTGATACtcggctgctgcttctgcaggaaAACTGGGGCGTGCGAGCGGGGAGAGCGAGTTGCGCAAGGAAGTTGTGCCGGGAATTGCAGCGCGGGGCAGCCGAGGCCGGGGCTGCCGGCAGCGCTTCCCCCGGGCATGCCCTGGGAGCCATCGCCCGTCCCCGGGGATGCCCTGGGAGCCGTCGCCCGCCACCGGGGATGCCCTGGGAGCCATCGCCCGTCCCCGGCTCCTCCTGCTCGGGGGCACCGGGATGAAGGGTCCCGTCTGGGGAAACAGGGATTCAGCGCACGGAGCGGAGAATGAGGCTGCCAAGGCACTCCTGCGCTCCCGTGAACCACCATCCGTGCCATGTGCACACGTGGGGCTCGGGTgtcagggctgcagggggataACTTCAAACTGGTAGAAACAAACATCCTAGAAATACATTACATATGTTCCTGCTTTCCGGCAAAATAAGCTTACCTACTCCATGTATAATGGGAACTTTGGAGTTACTGAATAAAAATATCACTCTAAACCTCCCTAAGCACTTAATACTCCAGAGAATAGGTCAAATGTTAGTGTTCAATAAAGTAGCATCAGTGGGGCAGTAACTGCTTAAAATATCTTATCCTTACATCTTAAATCTAAACTTACTAGAGTAAGTAAGTACAAAGAGTAAGTATTCAACTGTTAATTTcaagatgaaaaataattttacattttttgtaACATCCTGATCTTTAGATGGAAGTTTTGTCCCCCCAAAACACTTGATATTTTACAAACATGCATAATACTGGTAAAAATTCTCGAGAAAAGGAAGACAGCCCACTCCTCTTCCCCAGCAGAATTTTGTTGTTTTAGTATTTTCCCTGTGCATCCCTTCCACTTGAGAGTGGCAAGAGATCCAATCATCAAACATGCTCTGTTTTATCCCTGGATAGCTCATGAAATCCTTAAATAGGGCCTTAAGATTACTTTTAATTTCTTCCAAGcattatttttatacatatatatataaatttacaAAACATAAATTACTTTTGCACTGTCCCCCTCTCAAACACTTTTTGAATGGAAGGAAGATTATTTGCAAATACGAGCTACTTGGAAAGAATGGAATAAAGAACCACAGAGCTCTTGCTGTctgtaataaaattaattgtgAGCTCTGTTTTAGTGAATTTGGGTGCCAGAGGTTAGCATACATTGTGCTGTAGAAGAAGGCACTGCATTGTGCTGTAGAAGAAGGCTGATCTGTCAAAGAGAACAAAGTTTTCTTCAAAAATTATTAGATGTTGGACAATATATTTCTAGCAGTAATGCTTTTCACACATGAACTGCatgttttaggtttttttttttctgctgataaAGTGACACatataaattataattattttgtgAAGAAAGATAATCTTCCTAGTAAGTCAGTTTTCTagaagttggggtttttttgaggataGCTGATGCAGGTGTAGTGTGAGAGGTACTATCAGGACTCAGATCTCTGGTGCACTGTTTGCCTGCAGTGCTATTGTCCTCTGGagaataaaaatgagaaattgaacgaaaataattacatttagtATTTTAAATTACATGTAGCATTCTCTCCCTGTGTCTCTTCTTGTGCTCACGTGAACATGCTTTCCCTCAAAAATGCACTTACCAATAAAGTGCATGTCAACAGTATGGGAAATTTATATTCCATTCTTGCAAGTAAATACAGGTACTGAGAACATATTTTCAGCTGTGCCCTGTAAATGACCTTGCTGGAGGTTGTTCGTGCAATCCTacgcaccaggagcagctgttccACCCAAATGGCTGCTGCCAAGA contains the following coding sequences:
- the LOC143692650 gene encoding uncharacterized protein LOC143692650, whose product is MTGQRAGRPGSAESKNASGKLGRASGESELRKEVVPGIAARGSRGRGCRQRFPRACPGSHRPSPGMPWEPSPATGDALGAIARPRLLLLGGTGMKGPVWGNRDSAHGAENEAAKALLRSREPPSVPCAHVGLGCQGCRGITSNW